The Streptococcus viridans genome contains the following window.
AATTGCGATCAGTGATTTGAGTAAGGAATTAAAAAATGGTATAATGAAGGACACAATTTATATCCAGAAAATAGATAGGTAAAAAAGATGTTAGAACAAGATATCAAAAAGATACTCATTTCCCACGATGAAATCGTAGCTGCAGCACGTGAACTTGGTCAAAAACTGACAGAAGACTACCAAGGAAAAAATCCAATTTTAGTAGGGATTCTAAAAGGGTCAGTCCCATTTATGGCAGAATTGATCAAACATATTGATATGCATATTGAGTTGGATTTTATGCTGGTGTCTAGTTATCATGGTGGAACATCAAGCTCAGGCGTGATCAATATTATCAAAGATATAGACCAAGACATTAAGGGACGTGATATTCTCTTTGTTGAAGATATCATTGATACTGGTAAAACTCTTAAGAGTTTGAAAGAATTGTTTGAAGGACGTCAACCAGCATCTGTTAAAATTGCTACCTTGTTGGACAAACCTGAAGGACGCTTAGTTGAGATTGAAGCAGATTACACTTGCTTTACCATTCCAAATGAGTTTGTTGTGGGTTATGGTTTAGACTACGAAGAAAATTATCGAAACCTTCCTTATATCGGAGTGTTGAAAGAAGAAGTGTATTCAAAATAGAGGAAACTAGATGAAAAATAACAGAAACAATGGTTTTGTTCGAAATCCTTTTCTATACTTATTGATTATAGTGGCTGCTGTTACAGGTTTTCAGTATTTCTTTGCGGGAAACAGTATCGGGCAAAGCCAACAAATCAATTATACAGAATTGGTAAAAGAGCTTAAATCAGACAATGTCAAGGAAATTAGCTACCAGCCAAACGGTAGTGTCATTGAAATTTCCGGTACCTATAACAAAGCAAAAACCAGCAAGGATGATACAGGGGTTCAATTTTTCACTCCAAGTCCAAGTAAGGTGACTCGCTTCACGAGTGTGATCTTACCGTCTGATTTGACGGTTCAAGAATTACAAAACTTAGCATCCGAACACAAGGCTGACATCACTATTAAACGGGAAAGCTCAAGTGGAATGTGGATTACCATTCTGACTTCAATCGTACCCTTTGTGATTGTCATGTTCTTCTTCTTCTCCATGATGAATCAAGGAGGAGGCGGAGGTGCCCGCGGTGCTATGAACTTTGGTCGTAACAAAGCGCGTGCTACCAATAAAGAAGATATCAAGGTTCGTTTTTCAGATGTAGCAGGGGCTGAAGAAGAAAAACAAGAACTTGTTGAAGTGGTTGAATTCTTAAAAGATCCAAAACGCTTTACAAAATTGGGTGCTCGTATCCCAGCAGGTGTCCTTCTCGAAGGCCCTCCAGGAACTGGTAAAACATTACTTGCTAAGGCAGTTGCAGGAGAAGCTGGCGTACCTTTCTTTAGTATTTCAGGTTCTGACTTCGTAGAAATGTTCGTCGGTGTCGGTGCAAGCCGTGTACGTTCACTCTTTGAGGACGCTAAAAAAGCAGCACCAGCCATTATCTTTATCGATGAGATTGATGCTGTTGGACGTCAACGGGGAGTTGGCCTTGGTGGAGGAAATGATGAGCGGGAACAAACCCTTAACCAACTCTTGATTGAGATGGATGGTTTTGAAGGAAACGAAGGTATCATCGTGATCGCAGCCACTAACCGTTCCGATGTTCTAGATCCAGCCCTTCTTCGTCCAGGTCGTTTTGACCGGAAGGTTTTAGTTGGTCGTCCAGATGTAAAAGGACGAGAAGCTATCTTGCGTGTTCATGCTAAAAATAAACCATTAGCCAAAGATGTTGACTTGAAACTGGTTGCCCAACAAACACCAGGATTTGTTGGAGCAGATCTTGAAAACGTCTTAAACGAAGCAGCTCTAGTAGCGGCTCGTCGCAATAAGAAGGTTATCGATGCATCTGATATTGATGAAGCCGAAGATCGTGTGATTGCTGGTCCTTCCAAGAAAGACCGAACAGTTTCTCAAAAGGAACGCGAATTGGTTGCTTACCATGAGGCAGGGCATACCATTGTTGGATTGGTCCTATCTAATGCTCGTGTTGTCCACAAGGTGACCATCGTTCCACGTGGACGTGCAGGCGGTTATATGATTGCTCTTCCAAAAGAAGATCAAATGTTACTTTCTAAAGAAGATATGAAAGAACAATTAGCTGGTCTTATGGGAGGACGTGTAGCGGAAGAAATTATCTTTAACGTTCAAACCACAGGGGCTTCCAATGACTTTGAGCAAGCGACCCAAATGGCGCGTGCCATGGTAACAGAATATGGTATGAGTGAAAAACTTGGTCCGGTTCAATACGAAGGCAACCATGCTATGTTTGGAGCTCAAACAACTCAAAAATTTATTTCAGAGCAAACAGCATATGAAATTGATGAAGAAGTAAGAAGTCTATTGAATGAAGCTCGCAATAAAGCTGCCGAAATCATCCAGAACAATCGTGAAACCCACAAGTTGATTGCAGAAGCCTTGTTGAAATACGAAACCTTGGACAGTGTTCAAATTAAGTCATTGTATGAAACAGGTAAAATGCCAGAAGATACTGATTTAGAATTAGAAAAAGAATCTAAACCATTATCTTATGAAGAAATTAAATCTAAAATGGAAGAAAATAAGTAATAAACTTTAGAGTCTTCTAAAACTTTTAGAAGGAGCCGAAAAATTCGGCTCCTTTTTTTCAAAAAAGTATTGACAGATAAAAATGAACTGATATAATAGATTACGTTGTAAAAATGGTCCGTTGGTCAAGGGGTTAAGACACCGCCTTTTCACGGCGGTAACACGGGTTCGAATCCCGTACGGACTATCGCAAAAAGTTGTTACATTCGTAGCAACTTTTTTTGTATGATAAAAACACTATTTTGACATTCTTATAAAAATAAAGACCGATTAGAGTTAGAAAAGATTCCAAATAGAAAAAACAGCACAAATAAATCCTAACCTCCTTTAAAATGAAAACAAGTTAGAAAGGAGGTCCAATGAACTTTAAAAAATCATATGAGAAAGTAAAATGGATAGTATGGAAATGTGAGAAGGAATTTTATATTCACCTTTGGGATCATGCAGACTGGGAACAAGAAGGAAGATTAGTGCTGTATGAGTTACAAATAAGTAATCCTGAAGTAGAAGAAAATGAAGAAATCTTATTAACCTACTTCAAAACAAAGTTTCGCAATCACATAAAGGATAAAGTTAGAAAACAAGAAAGTGATAAGAGGAAGTTAAATAAAGTACCCTATACAGAGATTGGGGAGATTAGCCATCGACTTCGATCAAAAGAACTCTTTTTGGATGAACTAGTCCTATTAAGAGGAGCCCTAAAGGAGTTCAGAGAAAACCTAACCGATCAAGAAAAAGAAGAATATGATAAACTACTGATGAATCAACGTTTTTCAGGAAAAGCAAAGATGAAAAGAAGGCTCCAAGAATACTTGAAAGATTTCAAGGATCATCATTTATGAAAAAGGATGTAACAAAGCATCCTTTTTCATAAAAATAAAAATTTAAAAAAATAGAAAAAAGATATTGACAAGAAGTTTTGGTCGTGATATACTAATATAGTTGTCGCGCGAGAGCGACAAAGACCTTTGAAAACTGAACAAGACGAACCAATGTGCAGGGCGCTATAACGGAAGTTATAGTAACTGAACAATAAAAAAACAATAAATCTGTCAGTGACAGAATGAGTTTAAGACAAACAATTATTTTAATGAGAGTTTGATCCTGGCTCAGGATGAACGCTGGCGGCGTGCCTAATACATGCAAGTAGAACGCTGAAGCTTGGTGCTTGCACCGAGCGGATGAGTTGCGAACGGGTGAGTAACGCGTAGGTAACCTGCCTGGTAGCGGGGGATAACTATTGGAAACGATAGCTAATACCGCATAACAGTAGATGTTGCATGACATTTACTTGAAAGGGGCAATTGCTCCACTACCAGATGGACCTGCGTTGTATTAGCTAGTTGGTGAGGTAACGGCTCACCAAGGCGACGATACATAGCCGACCTGAGAGGGTGATCGGCCACACTGGGACTGAGACACGGCCCAGACTCCTACGGGAGGCAGCAGTAGGGAATCTTCGGCAATGGACGGAAGTCTGACCGAGCAACGCCGCGTGAGTGAAGAAGGTTTTCGGATCGTAAAGCTCTGTTGTAAGAGAAGAACGAGTGTGAGAGTGGAAAGTTCACACTGTGACGGTATCTTACCAGAAAGGGACGGCTAACTACGTGCCAGCAGCCGCGGTAATACGTAGGTCCCGAGCGTTATCCGGATTTATTGGGCGTAAAGCGAGCGCAGGCGGTTAGATAAGTCTGAAGTTAAAGGCTGTGGCTTAACCATAGTACGCTTTGGAAACTGTTTAACTTGAGTGCAGAAGGGGAGAGTGGAATTCCATGTGTAGCGGTGAAATGCGTAGATATATGGAGGAACACCGGTGGCGAAAGCGGCTCTCTGGTCTGTAACTGACGCTGAGGCTCGAAAGCGTGGGGAGCAAACAGGATTAGATACCCTGGTAGTCCACGCCGTAAACGATGAGTGCTAGGTGTTGGGTCCTTTCCGGGACTCAGTG
Protein-coding sequences here:
- the ftsH gene encoding ATP-dependent zinc metalloprotease FtsH, with translation MKNNRNNGFVRNPFLYLLIIVAAVTGFQYFFAGNSIGQSQQINYTELVKELKSDNVKEISYQPNGSVIEISGTYNKAKTSKDDTGVQFFTPSPSKVTRFTSVILPSDLTVQELQNLASEHKADITIKRESSSGMWITILTSIVPFVIVMFFFFSMMNQGGGGGARGAMNFGRNKARATNKEDIKVRFSDVAGAEEEKQELVEVVEFLKDPKRFTKLGARIPAGVLLEGPPGTGKTLLAKAVAGEAGVPFFSISGSDFVEMFVGVGASRVRSLFEDAKKAAPAIIFIDEIDAVGRQRGVGLGGGNDEREQTLNQLLIEMDGFEGNEGIIVIAATNRSDVLDPALLRPGRFDRKVLVGRPDVKGREAILRVHAKNKPLAKDVDLKLVAQQTPGFVGADLENVLNEAALVAARRNKKVIDASDIDEAEDRVIAGPSKKDRTVSQKERELVAYHEAGHTIVGLVLSNARVVHKVTIVPRGRAGGYMIALPKEDQMLLSKEDMKEQLAGLMGGRVAEEIIFNVQTTGASNDFEQATQMARAMVTEYGMSEKLGPVQYEGNHAMFGAQTTQKFISEQTAYEIDEEVRSLLNEARNKAAEIIQNNRETHKLIAEALLKYETLDSVQIKSLYETGKMPEDTDLELEKESKPLSYEEIKSKMEENK
- the hpt gene encoding hypoxanthine phosphoribosyltransferase: MLEQDIKKILISHDEIVAAARELGQKLTEDYQGKNPILVGILKGSVPFMAELIKHIDMHIELDFMLVSSYHGGTSSSGVINIIKDIDQDIKGRDILFVEDIIDTGKTLKSLKELFEGRQPASVKIATLLDKPEGRLVEIEADYTCFTIPNEFVVGYGLDYEENYRNLPYIGVLKEEVYSK